The genomic window TTGATCTGGATACCTAGAGAATTAAACTCGTCAGATTCGACGATCCCGCCTTCGTACTGAAAAATTTTGACTTCCTTAGCGTCCAACAGTGAAAGGAGTTTTAACTTTAAAGCACTTTCAGACAGTCCCGCTTCATCTAGCCACTTAAGGATTTTCTCTTCACACTTAAGTTTGTTCTGGTATCCAACCTTCTTGAAATTATCGTCCTTACATTTATATCCAGCGGCCTTTGCTGACTCCGTAGCTTGCAGGAAAGTAGTAGAGGAACCCTGATCCAAATAATGGGAAAGCCAGACATCAAGCTTTGAGACCATAGCTATTCCCCCTTAGCAATCTTACAAGCCCGATTAGACAACACCTTCAGCAAGTCGCCAGATGCAAACCCGCTCACGCCTACAATGCCAGCCCTAACAGCATCCGAAACCGCCAGATCAGATATCAACAGATGTACGACAACTCCGGTGAACCCTGATGTGAGTGTTCCGATTGCTAAGGATTTCCACGAACAACGGTCAGTGCGCTGGAGGGATCGCACAATCCCCCCAAGCGTAGAAATGAGTATTGGTATGGACAGTTTCGCCCAGAATTCGGCTTGAGTTAAACGGTCCACTTAATTACTCCACAGTCAGATCAGGCAAAACTTCAATTCCGTCAGCCATCTTCTTTAAAGTTGGCAATTCGTGACACTCATAACCACCATCACAAAGCTTAAGCCCGAGGTTCACAGCAAGCCCAAGAAACGGGAGAAGCGGCCCTGTTAGACCTGCGAAACCCGCGATGGCAGTAACAGCTCCGGCGACCATTTCAGCGGTATCGTCATTGACTTCAATGTTTTCAAATTCGGTGAAATCCATAACTATTCTTCTCCCTGTTCAAGCTTCGCCCAGAGCTCCATAGCTTCACGCAAAATATCCGCAGCAATTAGCTTCTGCTGTCTGTATTTGAGTTCAGCCTTCGCAGAGTCGTCAGCGGAAGCAGTCTTCCAAGACTCAGCAGCACGAGCAGTTAGAACAATTGCTGGCTTTGCAAGATTCATTGCTCTTACGAAATCAGCGGCAATAACCTTTTGATCAGAAGTAAGAGTGGATTTAATCTCGTTGTACTGCTGGTAAGTGGCGTTGTAGGACTCCATGATTATGATGGAGTATTCAACGGCCTGATCTTCCGCCGGCAAGTCAGAGAGCTTCTTAAACGCACAACCGGAAGACAAAGAGCCAACAACCATCAGCAGTACAAAAAGTGCTGGAGCCATTGGGCATAAGATTAGATATTTACGCATCACTTACCGCCTTTGTTTTTTGCCTTTCCGAAATTCGCGCCAATAAAGTTCACGACATTCCAGATTCGTTTAAGTGTTGGACTCTTAGGTTCAGGCCACATAGCCGCAGCCACGGCGCATACGGCAATCGCTGTACTGATAACCTCAGTGTAATTAGTTTCTGCCATCGTTCCTCCGGTAGATCAGAGGATGAACGCCCCGCTCCCACCACTTTCCAAACCACGCAACAAAACCTCGCCCAAATCCCCACGAATGGAGTCTTGAGCAGAGGTTTAACGAATTCAGATTATGCTGGAGGATGGACCGCATGTTATCCCCGCGTTAAGTTTATCCAAGTGCCCGCGCTGATCGTTGAGTCGGAACGGAGAGCCGAAGCTTTCCAGAACGAAAACAGAGGAGGCTTACGGGCCTTGGATTGATAGCGGAGATTGTAACCCCGGTTTTTGGGCGTGTCGGGCCAGAGCGAGGCCAGAGCGGGGGTACAGCTAGGGTACGGAGGGGTTGACAGAGATATACATAAAATAATGTTTTAATATCTTTTTTATAAGTAACTTATTTTATTGAATATAAAACAAAAGAAAATGCTTGCATTTAATGCAGTCATTTCTTATTATGTTTTCAACGGATGAGAAAAATCAACAATTCAAAAGGGAGCCATGATGACAAATTTAATTAAGATCGCTTCGGTGGATGCAGAGAGCGGCTACTCAGAATTAATAACTGTCAACAATGCAGCTAACAACGAACTCGATGCTTTAGTTGGGTTCCAGTATACAGTTTTCGTTGAAGTCGAGGGCAAGGAGTACCATCTCTGTTTTCAGACTGCCGAACGTGGCAATGGGATGGAAGCTTACAACGGCTACGAAATGGAATTGAACGATGCGTCGGGTGATGACTCAAGTAAACTTGAAAGTTTGTTTGAGGATAAAGATCTCGTTGAAGATTATTACAAATTTATTGAAGAGCAGACTGTTGAAGCTGAAAAGCTTAGTAAAGTAGAACTTGAAAGACTGGTTGAAGACTGCAAATAAACCATACTTACTGCCGGACAGGCAGCTTAAATATCCAAACAGGAGAATGTAATGCCCACGCTATCAATCAGAAAAGTTCCAGCGGATCAATTAGAAAAACTAAAATCTTTAGCAAAAGAAAGGGGTGTTCCATATAATTCCGTTGAAGAGCTACTCAGGATTGAAATTGCAAAACTGGCCGGACAAAGCTCAGATCTACCACTTAAGTTATACATGACCCCTGCTCTCCCTCTCCATTACATCGCAGAAAAAGAAGACGGTTCACGCTGGTTGATATTGTCTACCTCTTTCGGCCCACAATCATGGTCCAATGCTACAGAGTACAAAGGGAATTATACTCTTGAACGTCTGCCAGATTACATGGCTAAACTTTTTTTACCTGATGTCTGAGTTGTGTCCTTCTTCAACCAACACCACATTTCCCATTTCTCACACATAGGAACACCTCGACCATTTCGAATGATCGGGGCTCCTTTCTTCTCCCAGTCCTTGACGGTCCGTTCTCCAGCTTCAAAGACTTCTTTAAATCCTGCAAAGGTTTTTATTATCTCGGTGGCTCTTGGAGCTTTCTGCGCTTCTTGGTTCATCCCTTCACCACCCGAACCCCATACTGAACAGCATCCCAATTCCGCACATCGAAGTGAAACCAGCTCATGTTCGGGGTTTCCTCGATGCAGGTGATAGAATCAAAACACCGACTACCACTCCACTTGTTTTCAGGAGCCAAGAGGCCCTTCTTCCGCATATCGTTCCTAACTTCGTCAGCCGTAACGTTCTTAAATTTAGCGTCTGCCGCACGTCCAAACTTATGCTGGCTAAGAGCTGCCCCTTCTTCGCAATCCATAGAACGAAGGCCGG from Maridesulfovibrio ferrireducens includes these protein-coding regions:
- a CDS encoding phage holin family protein; its protein translation is MDRLTQAEFWAKLSIPILISTLGGIVRSLQRTDRCSWKSLAIGTLTSGFTGVVVHLLISDLAVSDAVRAGIVGVSGFASGDLLKVLSNRACKIAKGE
- a CDS encoding peptidase M15, which encodes MSGIYKTNHFRIEELVSPEFYEANKSRGELMWLAFDARVLITLDLLRKVYGPLTVNDWLWGGPFKYSGLRSMDCEEGAALSQHKFGRAADAKFKNVTADEVRNDMRKKGLLAPENKWSGSRCFDSITCIEETPNMSWFHFDVRNWDAVQYGVRVVKG